One stretch of Roseibium sp. HPY-6 DNA includes these proteins:
- a CDS encoding YdcF family protein: MRLVWLAILGLAICGLSPVANWLILPLEERFPRPEQIVAYDGIIVLGGAVDTVVTGGRGDTALTTSGERITISARLAGLIPNAKVIHSGGKGFVISSQATEAEGAARLFEDFGIASERIVLEDKSRNTWENAVLTKQLVDPEPGQTWLLVTSAYHMPRAMGVFEKAGWEGVTAYPVDYRTRGPEDTSLGFSGVSKGLRRFDLAFREWVGLAAYKLTGRSTTWLPGPETVNQAAR, from the coding sequence ATGCGCTTGGTATGGTTGGCAATTCTGGGTCTGGCGATTTGCGGATTGTCGCCGGTAGCGAACTGGCTCATCCTTCCGTTGGAGGAGCGTTTTCCTCGTCCGGAACAAATTGTCGCGTACGATGGAATTATTGTTTTAGGCGGTGCTGTGGATACGGTGGTCACCGGAGGGCGAGGGGACACCGCACTTACAACCTCTGGTGAGCGAATCACCATTTCGGCGCGCCTCGCCGGGCTCATTCCAAATGCAAAGGTGATCCATTCCGGAGGAAAGGGATTCGTCATTTCCTCCCAGGCTACAGAAGCAGAGGGCGCAGCGCGGTTGTTTGAAGACTTCGGAATCGCATCAGAGCGGATTGTTCTGGAGGACAAATCCAGAAACACCTGGGAAAACGCTGTCCTCACGAAACAGCTTGTGGACCCAGAACCGGGCCAGACCTGGCTCCTGGTTACGTCCGCCTATCATATGCCACGTGCCATGGGCGTCTTCGAAAAAGCGGGCTGGGAGGGCGTGACCGCCTATCCGGTCGACTACAGGACGCGTGGACCAGAAGACACTTCACTAGGGTTCTCAGGCGTTTCAAAGGGTTTGAGGCGATTTGACCTCGCTTTCAGGGAATGGGTGGGACTGGCTGCCTATAAGCTAACAGGCCGGAGCACGACCTGGTTGCCGGGCCCGGAAACCGTGAACCAGGCGGCGCGTTAA
- a CDS encoding SDR family NAD(P)-dependent oxidoreductase, with protein sequence MERDIAVVIGASGGIGSALRDTLQSSGQYDEVVGLSRSSSPTLDLLDEASIEKCADWIRNLPGHVRLVFDATGALVLEGTRPEKSLRDLDPVNLARSYAINAIGPALLLKHFLPLLPKEGRSVFATLSARVGSIGDNRLGGWYAYRSSKAALNQLVRTASVELMRKRKEAICVALHPGTVRTPLTDGFSKSGLDVQEPDLAAKRLLSVINSLSPVHSGGFFDYRGDEVPW encoded by the coding sequence ATGGAAAGAGACATAGCTGTTGTCATTGGGGCGAGTGGCGGAATTGGCTCCGCACTGCGAGACACTCTGCAATCATCCGGTCAATATGATGAGGTCGTTGGCTTAAGTCGCTCGTCTTCACCGACCCTTGACCTTCTGGATGAGGCGTCGATCGAAAAATGCGCTGATTGGATCAGAAACCTCCCAGGCCATGTAAGGCTCGTATTCGATGCGACAGGCGCGCTTGTATTGGAAGGAACACGCCCGGAAAAGAGCCTGAGGGATCTGGATCCGGTCAATCTGGCCAGATCCTATGCGATCAATGCGATTGGCCCCGCGTTACTTCTCAAGCATTTTTTGCCGTTGCTGCCCAAGGAAGGGAGAAGCGTTTTTGCAACCCTTTCCGCGCGCGTCGGTTCGATTGGCGACAACAGGCTGGGTGGTTGGTATGCCTACCGGTCTTCCAAGGCCGCCCTTAATCAGCTTGTGCGCACAGCTTCCGTCGAACTTATGCGCAAAAGAAAAGAGGCAATCTGCGTTGCGCTGCATCCAGGCACCGTACGCACACCCTTGACTGACGGGTTTTCCAAATCGGGTCTCGATGTCCAGGAACCTGATCTTGCCGCGAAACGATTGCTCTCAGTGATCAACAGTCTGTCGCCCGTTCATTCCGGCGGGTTTTTCGACTATCGGGGTGATGAAGTTCCCTGGTAG
- a CDS encoding cupin domain-containing protein produces MKQTTLPESYDAKSPAGADIRFIMDGPTGNMIHSTVPVGQINRATRHKTVSEFWYVLEGKGQIWRSDGSGESTVDLEPGVSIDIPVGTAFQYRSNGPQPLKFICISMPPWPGDDEAEYVPGAWQPTV; encoded by the coding sequence GTGAAGCAGACCACCTTGCCGGAAAGCTACGATGCCAAATCACCAGCCGGTGCGGATATACGGTTCATCATGGATGGCCCGACCGGCAACATGATCCATTCCACGGTCCCTGTCGGCCAGATCAACCGGGCCACACGCCACAAGACCGTCAGCGAATTCTGGTATGTGCTTGAAGGGAAGGGGCAGATCTGGCGCTCCGATGGTTCCGGAGAAAGCACCGTTGACCTGGAGCCCGGTGTTTCGATCGACATCCCTGTCGGCACCGCCTTCCAGTATCGAAGTAACGGCCCGCAGCCGCTGAAGTTCATTTGCATTTCGATGCCGCCCTGGCCGGGCGATGATGAAGCCGAATACGTCCCCGGCGCCTGGCAACCAACCGTGTGA
- a CDS encoding ATP-dependent Clp protease proteolytic subunit has translation MKNYSTKVPARLDEEDDDKPKSQPSIQVDKHLFEARTVLITGPVTQDMARDVCARLLALAQVSNDPITVIVSSPGGHVESGDMIHDTIKFIAPEVRILGMGWVASAGALIYVSVPKENRFCTPNTRFLLHQPSGGAGGMATDIEIQAKEIIKMRDRLNKIFADATGQPIDRIEKDTDRDYWMSPEEGIEYGLVGKVVTSVEELG, from the coding sequence ATGAAAAACTACTCGACAAAAGTGCCCGCACGCCTTGATGAAGAGGACGACGACAAGCCAAAGAGCCAACCTTCGATCCAGGTCGACAAACACCTGTTCGAGGCGCGCACGGTTTTGATTACCGGTCCGGTCACGCAGGACATGGCACGTGATGTCTGTGCCCGTCTTCTCGCACTGGCACAGGTCTCCAACGATCCGATTACGGTGATCGTGTCTTCGCCCGGCGGACACGTCGAATCAGGCGACATGATCCATGACACGATCAAGTTCATCGCACCCGAGGTTCGCATTCTGGGGATGGGATGGGTCGCAAGCGCCGGTGCGTTGATCTACGTTTCGGTTCCGAAGGAAAACCGCTTCTGCACGCCAAATACCCGGTTTCTGTTACACCAGCCGTCTGGCGGTGCTGGCGGTATGGCGACGGACATTGAGATCCAGGCCAAAGAGATCATCAAGATGCGCGACCGGCTGAACAAGATCTTCGCCGACGCGACGGGCCAGCCGATCGATCGTATCGAGAAGGATACTGACCGCGACTACTGGATGAGTCCTGAAGAGGGAATTGAGTACGGGCTTGTCGGGAAAGTCGTAACAAGCGTTGAAGAGCTGGGCTGA
- a CDS encoding adenylate/guanylate cyclase domain-containing protein — protein MQRVKRRLSAIMCADVAQYSKLMERDEDGTLDRLKAYRDVMSSLTERHNGRIVNTWGDAVIIEFVSVIEAVQCAVEIQNELSLRNADLPELNRMDFRIGINLGDIMVEGDDIYGDGVNVAARLQELSPKGGIMLSQSVYDQVKAKVALGFDPLGPQQVKNVSEPVETYSIRLGGRNAPQEANSGSEREEAAESPEPPSGPPNWERDTQAVANGFEQARQWLRVQPRRVRTCVFFVGLFFVLNLLTSGLSTLWFVWPSLPFVAMLVWHFLVGRKNESVGGSPGSGK, from the coding sequence ATGCAACGGGTGAAGCGGCGTCTGTCGGCGATCATGTGCGCAGACGTTGCGCAATATTCCAAGTTGATGGAACGCGACGAGGACGGGACGCTGGACCGGCTCAAGGCGTATAGAGACGTTATGTCGTCGCTGACGGAAAGGCATAACGGGCGTATCGTCAATACCTGGGGCGACGCGGTGATCATCGAATTCGTTTCGGTGATCGAGGCGGTTCAATGTGCCGTTGAAATCCAGAATGAACTTTCCCTGCGCAATGCGGACCTGCCGGAACTCAACCGAATGGATTTCCGGATCGGCATCAACCTGGGCGATATCATGGTTGAGGGTGATGACATCTATGGAGATGGCGTCAATGTCGCGGCGCGTCTTCAGGAGCTCTCGCCCAAGGGCGGCATCATGCTGTCTCAATCCGTCTACGATCAGGTCAAGGCGAAAGTTGCGCTCGGCTTCGATCCGCTCGGCCCACAACAGGTCAAGAATGTCAGCGAACCGGTTGAGACCTATTCCATCCGTCTTGGTGGCCGCAACGCACCCCAGGAAGCAAATTCCGGTTCTGAGCGCGAGGAAGCTGCAGAGTCACCTGAACCACCTTCCGGCCCACCAAACTGGGAAAGAGACACGCAAGCCGTTGCAAACGGTTTTGAACAGGCGCGCCAATGGCTGCGCGTGCAGCCACGCAGAGTGCGAACGTGCGTCTTTTTTGTCGGCTTGTTCTTCGTGCTGAACCTTCTGACATCCGGCTTGTCGACGCTTTGGTTCGTTTGGCCGTCGCTGCCGTTCGTCGCGATGCTGGTTTGGCATTTCCTTGTAGGGCGCAAGAACGAATCCGTTGGTGGCAGCCCCGGCAGCGGAAAATAA
- a CDS encoding Clp protease ClpP, with protein MTLYLKLGGRDAVVRAMPRLQARLEQDPCFDVARFRKEFERSDDLMEFLIFLSGGAPFYDGKSICDLLAPICTCHDVYDRFVDHLVMVFFAGRRNESDEAELRHLMATLRPQVLDPKPIDPIMVYSVEQELISA; from the coding sequence ATGACACTCTATTTGAAGCTTGGCGGACGTGATGCGGTTGTACGCGCAATGCCACGATTGCAAGCAAGACTGGAACAGGATCCCTGTTTCGATGTCGCACGGTTTCGCAAGGAATTCGAGCGCTCGGACGACCTGATGGAATTCCTGATTTTCCTGTCGGGCGGCGCACCGTTCTATGACGGCAAGTCAATCTGCGACCTGCTTGCACCGATCTGCACATGCCATGACGTTTATGACAGGTTTGTCGATCACCTTGTGATGGTTTTCTTCGCCGGAAGAAGAAACGAAAGCGACGAGGCCGAACTTCGGCACCTGATGGCGACCCTTCGCCCGCAAGTGCTCGATCCCAAGCCGATCGACCCAATCATGGTCTATTCCGTCGAACAGGAACTCATCAGCGCGTAA
- a CDS encoding DUF599 family protein yields MHALSHLDIAAAVWFLVAWFGFNLIVDVSPLRTKTLSSVMDTYRREWMISMCQREVRIMDTAIMAGLQQGTAFFASTALLAIGGGFALLEATDRIVQIAGDLSIPVESSRTLWEIKVLGLMLIFAYSFFKFGWAYRLFNYASIVMGAVPEQGAADDDKIREMALQAGALNMLAGQHFNRGQRALFFAIGFLGWFAGPFMFASTTLAVLLVLLRRQFASRSRAAVLSGQYPNLASPDRSGE; encoded by the coding sequence ATGCACGCCCTTTCGCACCTGGACATCGCCGCAGCCGTTTGGTTTCTGGTTGCCTGGTTCGGCTTCAATCTGATCGTGGATGTCAGCCCGCTGCGGACAAAAACGTTATCAAGTGTAATGGACACTTATCGCCGCGAGTGGATGATCTCGATGTGCCAGCGCGAAGTTCGTATCATGGACACCGCCATCATGGCTGGCCTTCAGCAGGGTACGGCCTTCTTTGCCTCCACGGCACTCCTTGCGATCGGCGGCGGGTTCGCGCTTCTTGAGGCGACCGACAGGATTGTCCAGATCGCTGGAGATCTCTCGATTCCGGTCGAAAGCAGCCGGACTCTCTGGGAAATAAAGGTGCTCGGTCTGATGCTGATCTTCGCCTACAGCTTCTTCAAGTTTGGCTGGGCGTACCGCCTGTTCAATTACGCAAGCATTGTGATGGGTGCCGTGCCCGAACAAGGGGCGGCGGATGACGATAAGATCCGGGAAATGGCCCTTCAGGCCGGCGCTCTCAACATGCTCGCCGGCCAACATTTCAACAGAGGTCAACGTGCGCTCTTTTTCGCCATCGGTTTTTTGGGCTGGTTCGCAGGACCTTTCATGTTCGCATCAACCACTTTGGCCGTGCTGTTGGTCCTGCTTCGCCGTCAATTCGCCTCTCGTTCCAGAGCAGCCGTGCTTTCGGGGCAATATCCGAACTTAGCGTCCCCGGACAGATCCGGCGAATAA
- a CDS encoding ACT domain-containing protein yields the protein MTGETDLKTLISQMRPMLDPEPYVFCTFAAKNFQDLADYGPVGLFAETEGTTAILPVERARELGLGDAEWFRRITLTVHSSLEAVGLTAAISAALTEKGISANVVAAYFHDHVFVPEEKADEALKTLRELAESRP from the coding sequence GTGACAGGCGAAACAGATCTGAAGACGCTGATCTCTCAAATGCGGCCAATGCTGGATCCAGAGCCGTATGTGTTTTGCACGTTCGCTGCGAAGAACTTTCAGGACCTTGCAGACTATGGACCTGTCGGTCTTTTTGCAGAAACCGAAGGCACGACAGCCATCTTGCCCGTTGAACGCGCACGTGAGCTTGGCCTGGGCGATGCCGAATGGTTTCGCAGGATAACCCTCACGGTCCATTCTTCGCTGGAGGCGGTCGGCCTCACCGCCGCAATTTCTGCGGCTTTGACCGAAAAGGGAATATCAGCCAACGTTGTCGCAGCCTACTTTCACGATCATGTTTTCGTACCGGAAGAAAAGGCCGATGAGGCGCTCAAGACGCTGAGGGAACTTGCAGAAAGCAGGCCATAA
- a CDS encoding MerR family DNA-binding transcriptional regulator, which produces MQRFFTITQLTHEFDITTRTLRFYEAQGLVSPQRRGRQRLYTPGDRTRIKLILRGKRLGFSLNEIKELVEMYASSPGEAGQLNLLLEKIDTRREELLEKQRDIELTLLELDEVEEGARVRIAELRGKVREESG; this is translated from the coding sequence ATGCAGCGTTTTTTCACGATTACTCAACTGACGCACGAGTTTGACATCACAACGCGAACGCTGCGCTTTTATGAAGCGCAGGGCCTGGTCTCGCCACAGCGCAGAGGCAGACAAAGGCTCTATACGCCTGGAGACAGAACCCGCATCAAACTCATCTTGCGAGGCAAGCGGCTTGGCTTTTCATTGAATGAAATCAAAGAGCTGGTCGAAATGTATGCAAGTTCGCCCGGTGAAGCGGGACAGTTGAACCTGCTTCTGGAGAAGATCGATACCCGCCGCGAAGAACTGCTCGAAAAACAGCGGGATATCGAATTGACGCTGCTTGAGCTTGACGAAGTTGAAGAGGGGGCACGGGTGCGGATTGCCGAACTGCGTGGGAAGGTTCGTGAGGAGAGCGGCTGA
- a CDS encoding agmatinase has protein sequence MTDSFYRPVSGLDLPRFAGVPTFMRLPHVALGDARISDVDIGLIGTPWDGGTTNRPGPRHGPRQLRDMSTMIRAQNGATGVRPFDLVNCADLGDVGPNPASVEDSLDRMTSFYDEVVAQKIVPLSAGGDHLCSLPILRSLARNNPVGMIHFDSHTDLFKSYFGGMQYTHGTPFRRAVEEGLLDPKRVVQIGIRGTAYDSEDRDFADSVGIKVIPIEEFHARGPEDVMSEAREIAGPGETYVSYDIDFVDPAFAPGTGTPEVGGPNSYQSLQVARLLEGVNIVGADLVEVSPPFDQSGGTAFLGVSIMFEILCNMALAIKARSA, from the coding sequence ATGACCGATTCCTTTTACCGTCCGGTATCTGGGCTTGACCTGCCCCGTTTTGCAGGCGTGCCCACCTTCATGCGGCTGCCGCATGTAGCGCTCGGTGACGCGCGGATTTCGGACGTTGATATCGGCCTGATCGGCACGCCGTGGGATGGCGGGACGACCAACAGGCCGGGTCCGCGTCACGGGCCACGGCAACTCAGGGACATGTCCACCATGATCAGGGCTCAGAACGGGGCGACCGGTGTTCGCCCCTTCGACCTGGTCAACTGCGCTGATCTCGGGGATGTCGGACCAAATCCGGCAAGCGTCGAAGACAGCCTGGACCGCATGACCTCATTTTATGACGAGGTTGTTGCGCAAAAGATTGTTCCACTGTCCGCGGGTGGCGACCACCTTTGTTCGCTGCCGATCCTTCGCTCACTTGCACGGAACAATCCTGTCGGGATGATCCACTTCGATAGCCATACCGATTTGTTCAAGAGCTATTTCGGTGGCATGCAGTACACCCATGGAACACCGTTCAGGCGTGCGGTTGAAGAAGGGCTCTTGGACCCCAAGCGCGTTGTGCAGATCGGGATCCGCGGAACGGCCTACGACAGTGAGGACCGGGATTTCGCTGACAGCGTCGGGATCAAGGTGATCCCGATCGAGGAATTCCATGCGCGCGGGCCGGAAGATGTCATGAGCGAAGCGCGGGAGATTGCCGGTCCCGGCGAAACTTATGTGTCCTACGATATCGACTTTGTCGATCCCGCCTTTGCGCCCGGAACCGGTACCCCGGAGGTTGGCGGACCGAATTCTTACCAGTCTTTGCAAGTCGCGCGGTTGCTTGAAGGTGTCAATATTGTTGGTGCGGATCTTGTCGAGGTTTCGCCCCCCTTTGACCAGAGTGGCGGAACCGCCTTTCTGGGCGTTTCCATCATGTTTGAAATTCTGTGCAACATGGCGCTTGCCATCAAGGCACGAAGCGCTTGA
- a CDS encoding PaaI family thioesterase, whose product MDLSPRDPDWETRVEASFAAQSFMRHLGATLAHVSVGAVDIELKMRPDLTQQHGFFHAGATSSVADSAAGYAALTLFAADSGVLTCEYKINLLNPAKQDVLLARGRVIKPGRTLTIAKADVYGLDEGTQVHVATGLFTLMSVSGVKD is encoded by the coding sequence ATGGATCTGTCTCCAAGAGATCCTGATTGGGAAACCCGTGTTGAGGCGAGCTTTGCCGCGCAGTCTTTCATGCGTCACCTTGGTGCCACGCTTGCGCATGTGTCTGTTGGCGCAGTGGATATCGAACTCAAAATGCGACCAGACCTGACCCAGCAGCACGGGTTTTTTCATGCTGGTGCGACCTCCTCTGTTGCCGACAGTGCGGCCGGATATGCTGCACTGACGCTCTTTGCGGCGGATTCTGGCGTGTTGACGTGCGAGTACAAGATCAATCTGCTCAATCCTGCGAAACAAGACGTTCTGCTTGCCAGGGGCAGAGTGATTAAGCCGGGCAGGACACTCACAATCGCAAAAGCGGATGTCTACGGACTGGATGAAGGAACCCAAGTTCATGTGGCAACCGGCCTGTTCACACTCATGAGCGTTTCAGGCGTGAAGGACTAG
- a CDS encoding isovaleryl-CoA dehydrogenase has protein sequence MIRNDFPGFNFDLGETADMLRDTVRSYSQDRIAPLAERIDREDWFPRELWPEMGELGLHGITVEEEWGGSGLGYLEHCIAMEEVSRASASIGLSYGAHSNLCVNQLRRWGNQSQKERYLEKLITGEHLGALAMSEPGAGSDVVSMKLRAEKKGDRYVLNGSKMWITNGPSADTMIIYAKTDPDAGPKGITAFLVEKDFPGFSVAQKLDKLGMRGSETGELVFQDCEVPEENVLGEVGKGVNVLMSGLDYERAVLAAGAVGIMQAAMDVVIPYVHEREQFGQPIGTFQLVQGKVADMYVSMNATKSYVYAVAKACDRGETTREDAAGAILYAAENATKIALDAIQLLGGNGYINEYPTGRLLRDAKLYEIGAGTSEIRRMLIGREIFNKTT, from the coding sequence ATGATTCGAAACGACTTTCCAGGCTTCAACTTTGATCTCGGTGAAACAGCAGACATGCTGCGGGACACGGTTCGATCCTATAGTCAGGACAGGATCGCACCGCTCGCGGAACGGATTGACCGCGAAGACTGGTTTCCGCGCGAACTCTGGCCGGAGATGGGAGAACTCGGACTTCACGGCATTACCGTTGAGGAAGAATGGGGCGGGTCGGGTCTCGGATATCTCGAGCATTGTATCGCGATGGAAGAAGTGAGCCGGGCGTCTGCCTCGATCGGTCTCAGCTATGGCGCGCATTCCAACCTTTGCGTTAATCAGTTGCGCCGATGGGGCAATCAGAGCCAGAAGGAGCGCTATCTTGAGAAGCTCATAACCGGCGAACATCTTGGCGCGCTCGCAATGTCCGAGCCCGGGGCTGGGTCAGACGTTGTTTCAATGAAGCTTCGCGCCGAGAAAAAGGGTGACCGATATGTCTTGAACGGGTCCAAGATGTGGATCACGAACGGGCCCTCCGCGGACACGATGATTATCTACGCAAAGACTGATCCCGATGCCGGGCCAAAAGGCATCACCGCGTTCCTGGTTGAGAAGGATTTTCCCGGATTTTCGGTCGCCCAGAAACTCGACAAGCTCGGAATGCGCGGCTCGGAGACCGGTGAACTCGTTTTTCAGGACTGTGAGGTTCCCGAAGAGAATGTGCTCGGCGAGGTCGGCAAGGGTGTCAACGTGCTGATGTCAGGTCTCGACTACGAACGGGCCGTTCTGGCGGCCGGTGCCGTCGGGATTATGCAGGCGGCAATGGACGTCGTCATACCCTATGTTCACGAGCGCGAGCAATTCGGCCAGCCGATCGGGACGTTCCAATTGGTGCAGGGCAAGGTCGCGGACATGTATGTCTCGATGAACGCCACCAAGTCTTACGTCTACGCCGTAGCAAAAGCGTGTGACAGGGGGGAAACCACGCGCGAAGATGCTGCGGGAGCCATTCTCTACGCGGCCGAAAACGCAACGAAAATCGCACTTGATGCGATTCAGTTGCTTGGTGGAAATGGCTATATCAACGAGTACCCGACCGGGCGTTTGCTGCGTGATGCAAAGCTCTACGAAATCGGCGCCGGCACTTCCGAAATCAGGCGGATGCTGATCGGCCGTGAGATCTTCAACAAAACGACATGA
- a CDS encoding GNAT family N-acetyltransferase has translation MAEVTIRALARSDRPSWEIHWADYLAFYEQDLDAAVTDGIFERLLEAGSHSAFVAMSGGEVIGFVHYLFHDSTWSLKKVCYLEDLYVSSSSRGSGAGRKLIEAVYEAADKEPEASGKVYWHTDRDNKRAQLLYDRIGELSDSIRYVRR, from the coding sequence ATGGCTGAAGTGACAATTCGTGCGCTCGCACGCTCGGACCGGCCTTCCTGGGAAATCCACTGGGCCGATTATCTCGCATTTTATGAGCAGGATCTTGATGCCGCAGTCACTGACGGCATCTTCGAACGGCTGCTTGAGGCCGGTTCGCACAGCGCGTTCGTGGCCATGTCTGGCGGCGAGGTCATCGGGTTTGTTCATTATCTGTTTCACGACAGCACCTGGTCGCTGAAGAAGGTCTGTTACCTGGAGGATCTCTATGTGAGCTCTTCCTCAAGGGGGAGCGGTGCCGGCCGCAAGCTCATCGAAGCGGTTTATGAAGCCGCGGACAAGGAGCCAGAGGCGAGTGGCAAGGTCTATTGGCACACCGATCGAGACAACAAGCGTGCGCAATTGCTTTACGACCGTATTGGCGAGTTGAGCGACTCCATTCGCTATGTGCGCCGCTAG
- a CDS encoding adenylate/guanylate cyclase domain-containing protein, producing the protein MVLEAPLVSADIVQWLYSDASYLSDTLEVVSEMAVRLRDGGVPVDRATTGIWIVHPNVRAEASVWASDGTREIRLYTADNSSDEDYQISPIKRVHETKAAVRVRLAHSNEAEEFPVTVDLREEGYKDYIALPMPFSDGSVKVVTFATRAPTGFSGAHIGVFESLIRPLALVCELKTLRRTAETVLDTYVGPRAGSKVLDGTTRRGQGEWIKAVVSFADIRGFTRLSNTLPADMIVQFLNKYFGAMTAAVEAHGGEVLKFIGDEVMAIFPYETEDQARDAAKRALLAARDTLKRIDGINSSNTCAQTPDLSVGIALHAGDVFYGNVGSETRLDFTVVGPVVNLAARIAELAKDLRREVLVSDALSDIMGCRSGLYGRYQVKGFDDPVAVYSPDLSGDAKFGYCPESTAALEREAN; encoded by the coding sequence ATGGTCCTCGAAGCGCCGCTCGTTTCGGCAGACATTGTTCAATGGTTATATAGTGATGCCTCGTATCTCAGCGATACGTTGGAGGTTGTAAGCGAAATGGCCGTGCGCCTGCGTGACGGCGGAGTGCCTGTCGACAGGGCAACGACCGGGATCTGGATCGTTCATCCGAACGTGCGTGCAGAAGCCTCCGTTTGGGCCAGCGACGGCACGCGCGAAATCAGGCTCTATACGGCTGACAACAGCTCAGACGAAGACTACCAGATCAGTCCGATCAAACGTGTACATGAGACCAAGGCCGCGGTGCGCGTCAGGCTTGCACATTCCAATGAAGCGGAAGAATTCCCGGTTACAGTCGATCTTCGCGAGGAAGGCTATAAGGATTATATCGCGCTGCCGATGCCGTTTTCCGATGGCTCCGTCAAAGTTGTTACATTCGCTACCAGGGCTCCAACAGGTTTCAGCGGTGCACACATAGGCGTATTCGAATCTCTTATCCGGCCGCTCGCTCTCGTTTGTGAGCTGAAAACGCTTCGCAGAACGGCTGAGACGGTGCTTGACACCTATGTCGGCCCTCGTGCCGGCTCGAAAGTGCTGGACGGAACGACACGCCGCGGGCAGGGTGAGTGGATCAAGGCGGTTGTGAGCTTTGCTGACATTCGCGGTTTCACGCGCCTTTCGAATACGCTCCCGGCAGACATGATCGTTCAGTTTCTGAACAAGTATTTCGGCGCAATGACCGCGGCTGTCGAAGCCCATGGCGGTGAAGTGCTCAAGTTCATCGGCGACGAGGTGATGGCGATCTTTCCCTATGAAACCGAAGACCAGGCACGCGACGCGGCGAAAAGAGCGCTTCTGGCTGCGCGCGATACGCTCAAGCGCATTGACGGTATCAACAGCTCGAACACCTGCGCACAAACCCCGGATCTGAGCGTGGGTATTGCGTTGCACGCAGGCGATGTCTTCTACGGCAATGTCGGCAGCGAAACCCGGCTTGACTTCACGGTTGTCGGCCCGGTCGTGAACCTCGCCGCCCGCATTGCGGAATTGGCGAAAGACCTGCGCCGGGAAGTGCTCGTCTCCGACGCTCTTTCTGACATCATGGGCTGCCGGTCCGGTCTTTATGGGCGGTATCAGGTCAAAGGTTTCGACGACCCGGTGGCGGTTTATTCGCCGGATCTGTCCGGGGACGCTAAGTTCGGATATTGCCCCGAAAGCACGGCTGCTCTGGAACGAGAGGCGAATTGA